Proteins from a genomic interval of Oscillatoria salina IIICB1:
- a CDS encoding response regulator, with product MKKRILIIDDEAAILRIMQVTLSMTADWEILTAQSGWEGIEKALSEQPDAILLDLMMPELNGIITLEKLRAQDTTCQIPVIIMSAKSNLSQEKSLCELEIAGVITKPFDPLSLADQISDALKWSELS from the coding sequence ATGAAGAAGCGAATTTTAATTATTGACGACGAAGCCGCTATCCTGCGAATTATGCAAGTAACTCTCAGTATGACTGCTGATTGGGAAATTTTAACCGCCCAGTCTGGTTGGGAGGGTATAGAAAAAGCTCTTTCAGAACAACCAGATGCTATTTTGCTCGATCTAATGATGCCCGAGCTAAATGGGATAATCACTTTGGAAAAGTTGCGCGCCCAGGATACCACTTGCCAAATTCCCGTAATTATTATGAGTGCCAAAAGTAACCTGAGTCAAGAAAAATCTCTCTGTGAGTTAGAGATAGCAGGAGTTATTACTAAACCTTTTGACCCACTTTCCCTCGCAGATCAAATAAGTGATGCTCTCAAATGGAGTGAATTGTCGTAA
- a CDS encoding IS1/IS1595 family N-terminal zinc-binding domain-containing protein, with protein sequence MKCPKCHSTLSRKNGHRRGKQCYQCCDCGRQFVEHPISRSYSREVRQLCLKMYLNGMSLRGIERVTEIHHTTIIHWIREAELKLSDLP encoded by the coding sequence ATGAAATGTCCAAAATGCCACTCAACTTTATCCCGAAAAAATGGTCATCGTCGTGGCAAACAATGTTACCAATGTTGCGATTGCGGTCGTCAGTTTGTCGAACACCCAATTTCGAGAAGCTATAGCCGGGAAGTTAGGCAGTTATGCTTAAAAATGTACTTAAATGGCATGAGTTTGCGAGGAATCGAGCGAGTCACAGAAATCCACCATACTACGATAATTCATTGGATTCGGGAAGCGGAATTAAAACTATCAGATCTGCCATAA
- a CDS encoding response regulator, which yields MRILIIDPDRAMTKALATALRGQNHVVDLAGDGQTGWELGQSYNYDLIILDVVLPKIDGITLCRKLRKHQITTPILLLTDRDDNIDRAHLLETGANDYITKPFDWSELLTRIRFWLHQRSSSQSGVLSWGKLSLNSATCQVTYAGKPVSLRPKEYSLLELFLRYSDRILNCELILKQLWAYNESPGEQAVRAHIKGLRQQLRKVDAGNIIETVYGLGYRLKPQDRLAISQSKINENNGSLPANLQQALAISWENLKQDTLAQVAILKQAARQLLDSGKIDPDLHSQAINEAHKLAGFVGTFGFTKASYLARQIEDLLEQSSYFNEQEAAFCQRWTENIEQELTFSQPSLPYFPEANSEEIVRKTNLEKIKVLVVDDDPQILRIIKKLLDSRGLETTTLENPCFFWEVLEKVAPDLVILDVKMPFFDGIELCKLIRKHSEWAKVPVLFLTAYNSTENLQKVFNVGADDFVSKPFIGTELVTRIIARIERNRFLRGVTPRNILKSLDTLKTQQQAI from the coding sequence ATGAGAATCTTAATCATCGACCCAGATCGAGCAATGACTAAAGCACTAGCAACTGCTTTGAGAGGACAAAATCACGTAGTTGACTTAGCTGGTGACGGTCAAACAGGTTGGGAATTAGGACAATCCTATAATTATGACTTGATTATACTCGACGTAGTCTTACCAAAAATCGACGGAATAACCCTGTGTCGGAAATTGCGCAAACACCAAATAACTACACCGATCTTATTGTTGACAGATAGGGATGATAATATAGATCGAGCTCACCTTTTAGAGACAGGAGCCAATGATTATATTACTAAACCTTTTGATTGGTCGGAATTACTAACTCGAATTCGTTTTTGGTTGCATCAGCGCAGTTCTTCTCAATCTGGGGTTTTATCATGGGGAAAATTATCTTTAAATTCGGCTACCTGTCAAGTAACTTATGCTGGAAAACCAGTATCTCTCAGACCAAAAGAATATAGTTTGTTAGAATTATTTTTGCGCTACAGCGATCGCATTCTCAATTGCGAACTGATTCTCAAACAACTTTGGGCTTATAATGAATCCCCAGGAGAACAAGCAGTAAGAGCGCATATTAAAGGACTAAGACAGCAATTACGCAAAGTAGATGCTGGAAATATCATCGAAACAGTTTATGGACTTGGTTATCGTCTCAAACCCCAAGATCGCTTAGCTATCTCCCAATCAAAAATTAACGAAAACAACGGAAGTTTACCAGCTAATTTGCAACAAGCTTTAGCTATAAGTTGGGAAAATCTGAAACAAGACACGCTCGCACAAGTTGCTATTCTCAAACAAGCCGCTCGACAGTTATTAGATTCAGGTAAAATAGATCCTGACTTACATTCCCAAGCAATTAACGAAGCTCATAAACTTGCTGGTTTCGTGGGAACTTTTGGCTTTACCAAAGCTAGTTATTTAGCACGTCAAATCGAAGATTTGTTAGAGCAGTCATCTTATTTTAACGAACAGGAAGCGGCATTTTGCCAAAGGTGGACAGAAAATATTGAGCAGGAATTAACTTTTTCTCAACCCTCTTTACCTTATTTTCCCGAAGCTAACTCAGAAGAAATTGTCCGGAAAACCAATCTCGAAAAAATCAAAGTACTCGTTGTCGATGACGATCCCCAAATTTTACGGATTATCAAGAAACTTTTAGACTCTAGAGGTTTAGAAACTACTACCTTAGAAAATCCTTGCTTTTTCTGGGAAGTTCTCGAAAAAGTCGCTCCTGATTTAGTGATTTTAGACGTAAAAATGCCTTTCTTTGACGGGATCGAACTTTGTAAACTAATTCGCAAGCATTCTGAATGGGCGAAAGTTCCGGTATTATTTCTGACGGCTTACAACAGTACAGAAAATTTGCAGAAAGTATTTAATGTTGGTGCTGATGACTTCGTAAGTAAACCTTTTATCGGTACTGAATTAGTGACGAGAATTATTGCTCGGATCGAGCGTAACCGATTTTTGCGGGGAGTCACACCCAGGAATATCCTCAAATCCCTAGATACTTTGAAAACTCAACAACAAGCTATCTAA
- a CDS encoding Mo-dependent nitrogenase C-terminal domain-containing protein, with product MKSVVKSPYTNEQIVAWLRGLLTIAWADGHFDPEEQELITQLTEEELALGTDINNLEQITPAELADAFTGNKNAAENFLRTAVMMAVADGVYSVEEAQIIHQFHEALGLEIEALKALEHTLYDPDKVPSLEEDIPADAEAGTSTYPHSDVLQPVKKWLDKMDVDDPRLARFICKTVPSQCPFERDIKLFGRKIVHIPPMCKLNPLYEQLVGLRFRSLSYLADECNEDVSKYI from the coding sequence ATGAAGAGTGTCGTCAAATCTCCATACACTAACGAACAAATTGTCGCTTGGCTGCGCGGCTTGCTAACTATTGCTTGGGCAGATGGACACTTCGATCCAGAAGAACAAGAATTAATTACCCAATTAACTGAAGAAGAGTTAGCTCTTGGCACAGACATTAACAATTTAGAACAAATTACTCCTGCTGAATTAGCAGATGCTTTCACCGGAAACAAAAATGCTGCGGAAAACTTTTTAAGAACCGCAGTCATGATGGCAGTTGCCGACGGAGTTTATTCCGTAGAAGAAGCACAAATAATCCACCAGTTTCATGAAGCTTTAGGGCTAGAAATCGAAGCTTTAAAGGCTTTAGAGCATACTCTTTACGACCCGGATAAAGTTCCTTCTTTAGAGGAAGATATCCCTGCGGATGCAGAAGCAGGAACCTCGACTTATCCTCATTCAGATGTTTTACAGCCAGTTAAAAAGTGGTTGGATAAGATGGATGTTGACGATCCTAGATTGGCACGTTTTATCTGCAAAACTGTTCCTTCTCAATGTCCTTTTGAACGAGATATCAAGCTCTTTGGTCGCAAAATTGTCCACATTCCACCGATGTGTAAGCTTAATCCTCTTTACGAACAATTAGTCGGCTTGCGCTTTCGCTCTTTGTCCTATCTTGCAGATGAATGCAACGAGGATGTTAGCAAGTATATATAA
- the purF gene encoding amidophosphoribosyltransferase, protein MIPNPSQYSNEHFINDNFPKERVDKPEEACGVFGVYAPGEDVAKLTYFGLYALQHRGQESAGIATFDGETVHLHKNMGLVSQVFNETILNNLPGQIAVGHTRYSTTGSSRVANAQPAVVETRLGSLGLSHNGNLVNVVELREHLSKQNCDFVTTTDSEMIALAIAQEVDSGKDWLEAAVSAFEYCQGAYSLAIATPAGLMGVRDPHGIRPLVIGTLDSNPQRYVLASETCALDIIGAEYLRDVEPGELVWITEEGMASLHWVKKPERKLCIFEMIYFARPDSVMHDETLYSYRLGLGRQLAQESYVDADIVIPVPDSGVPAAIGFSAESGIPFAEGLIKNRYVGRTFIQPTQSMRESGIRMKLNPLKDVLTGKRVIMVDDSIVRGTTSRKIVQALRDAGAKEVHLRISSPPVTHPCFYGIDTDSQDHLIAATKSVSEIAEIIGVDSLAYLSWSGMLEATGEDPHSFCSACFTGDYPIEIPEQIKRSKLMLEKAKV, encoded by the coding sequence ATGATTCCCAACCCATCTCAATACTCGAACGAGCATTTCATCAACGACAACTTTCCCAAAGAAAGAGTAGATAAACCAGAAGAAGCCTGTGGAGTATTTGGAGTTTACGCCCCAGGAGAAGATGTTGCCAAGCTAACATATTTTGGACTTTATGCCTTACAACATCGAGGGCAAGAATCAGCAGGGATAGCCACCTTTGATGGAGAAACAGTACATTTACATAAAAACATGGGCTTAGTCTCCCAAGTTTTTAATGAAACAATTTTAAACAATTTGCCAGGACAAATAGCAGTCGGTCATACTCGTTATTCAACCACAGGATCTTCACGAGTAGCCAATGCTCAACCGGCAGTAGTAGAAACTCGCCTAGGGTCACTAGGGTTATCACATAACGGTAACTTAGTCAACGTTGTAGAACTACGAGAACATTTAAGCAAACAAAACTGCGACTTTGTGACAACCACAGACTCAGAAATGATCGCCTTAGCGATCGCCCAAGAAGTAGATAGTGGCAAAGACTGGCTCGAAGCAGCAGTAAGCGCCTTTGAATACTGTCAAGGAGCATACAGTTTAGCGATCGCCACACCTGCGGGACTAATGGGAGTACGCGATCCCCACGGCATTCGTCCTCTAGTTATCGGTACACTGGATAGTAACCCCCAACGCTACGTTTTAGCCTCAGAAACCTGCGCCTTAGATATTATCGGTGCTGAATACTTGCGGGATGTCGAACCCGGAGAATTAGTTTGGATTACCGAAGAAGGAATGGCATCCTTGCACTGGGTAAAAAAGCCAGAACGAAAACTGTGTATCTTCGAGATGATCTATTTTGCCAGACCAGATAGCGTCATGCACGACGAGACACTTTACAGTTATCGTTTAGGATTAGGTCGTCAACTTGCCCAAGAATCATACGTAGACGCCGATATCGTCATTCCCGTACCCGACTCAGGCGTTCCCGCAGCGATCGGTTTTTCCGCCGAATCTGGCATACCTTTTGCAGAAGGATTGATTAAAAACCGCTATGTAGGGCGTACTTTCATTCAACCCACTCAAAGTATGCGCGAATCGGGTATACGGATGAAACTGAATCCCCTCAAAGACGTACTCACGGGTAAACGAGTCATCATGGTAGACGACTCAATCGTCAGAGGTACAACCAGCCGCAAAATCGTCCAAGCACTCCGGGATGCAGGTGCAAAAGAAGTGCATCTGCGGATTTCCTCACCTCCAGTAACTCATCCTTGCTTTTATGGAATTGATACCGATAGCCAAGATCATTTAATCGCCGCAACTAAATCGGTTTCAGAAATAGCAGAAATTATTGGCGTTGATAGTTTAGCTTATCTGAGTTGGTCAGGAATGCTCGAAGCGACAGGCGAAGATCCTCATAGTTTTTGTTCTGCTTGTTTCACGGGAGATTATCCTATTGAAATTCCCGAACAAATCAAGCGCTCCAAATTGATGCTAGAAAAAGCGAAAGTCTAA
- the purL gene encoding phosphoribosylformylglycinamidine synthase subunit PurL encodes MSSPFSPEEIAAEKLTEAEYNEIVKRLDRHPNKAELGMFGVMWSEHCCYKNSRPLLKQFPTTGKRILVGPGENAGVVDLGDGLQLAFKIESHNHPSAVEPFQGAATGVGGILRDIFTMGARPIAILNSLRFGSLDNPRTRRIFAGVVEGIAHYGNCVGVPTVGGEIYFDAAYTGNPLVNAMALGLMSTPEIVKSGASGIGNPVLYVGSTTGRDGMGGASFASAELSDESEKDRPAVQVGDPFLEKSLIEACLEAFHTGAVVAAQDMGAAGITCSTSEMAAKGGVGIELDLDKIPVRETGMVPYEYLLSESQERMLFVAKKGREQELIEIFHRWGLQAVVAGEVIAEAIVRILFQGEVAAEIPATALADNTPIYERELLAEPPEYVRKAWQWSADSLPESTVEGITVEGEFKSWNKVVFELFANPTLADKAWVYRQYDHQVQNNTVILPGGADAAVVRVRPVTSLTGKMTEKGVAATIDCNSRYVYLHPYEGAKAAVAEAARNLSCVGAEPLAVTDNLNFGSPENPVGYWQLAEACRGIADACRELETPVTGGNVSLYNETLSAEGKPQPIYPTPAIGMVGLVPDVTKVCGQSFQRSGDLIYLLGSSAAGLGGSEYLATIHGVVAGKPPVVDFALERRIQAGCRWGINQGWLHSAHDCAEGGLAIALLECCFNGLFGAEIHLDVDSVQTDSRWDEILFGEAASRILVSVNREYQSTWEAYLKKELSNAWQKIGVVTNQNGNLGVFTADKVRLLDVKIYEVSKIWHQAIAQRLKTE; translated from the coding sequence ATGTCTAGTCCCTTTTCTCCTGAAGAAATTGCTGCGGAAAAACTAACCGAAGCAGAATACAACGAAATTGTCAAGCGTTTAGACCGCCATCCTAACAAAGCCGAATTGGGAATGTTTGGCGTAATGTGGTCGGAACATTGTTGTTATAAAAATTCCCGACCATTGTTAAAACAATTTCCCACCACAGGTAAACGAATTCTGGTCGGTCCGGGAGAAAATGCAGGGGTAGTAGACTTAGGCGACGGTTTACAACTTGCTTTCAAAATTGAATCACACAACCATCCTTCCGCCGTGGAACCTTTCCAAGGTGCAGCTACAGGGGTTGGCGGTATTCTCCGCGATATTTTTACAATGGGGGCGCGTCCCATTGCTATCCTCAATTCTTTACGCTTTGGTTCCTTAGACAATCCTCGCACCCGCAGAATTTTTGCTGGCGTAGTTGAAGGAATCGCCCATTACGGGAATTGTGTCGGCGTACCTACTGTTGGCGGCGAAATTTACTTCGATGCTGCTTATACAGGCAATCCTCTGGTTAATGCGATGGCGTTAGGTTTGATGTCAACCCCAGAAATTGTCAAATCTGGCGCATCGGGAATTGGTAATCCGGTGTTGTATGTGGGTTCGACAACTGGTAGAGATGGTATGGGTGGTGCGAGTTTCGCGAGTGCAGAATTAAGTGATGAATCAGAAAAAGACCGCCCTGCGGTACAAGTGGGCGACCCTTTTTTGGAAAAATCCTTGATTGAAGCTTGTTTGGAGGCTTTTCACACAGGTGCAGTGGTTGCCGCGCAAGATATGGGTGCAGCCGGAATTACTTGTTCTACCTCGGAAATGGCTGCGAAAGGTGGTGTGGGAATTGAGTTAGATTTGGATAAAATTCCGGTGCGGGAAACGGGAATGGTTCCCTACGAATATTTGCTTTCGGAATCTCAAGAACGAATGTTGTTTGTGGCGAAAAAGGGTAGGGAACAAGAGTTAATTGAGATTTTTCACCGTTGGGGACTTCAAGCGGTAGTCGCAGGAGAGGTGATTGCTGAGGCGATCGTGCGAATATTGTTTCAAGGAGAGGTAGCAGCAGAAATTCCGGCGACGGCTTTGGCAGATAATACGCCGATTTATGAGCGAGAATTGTTAGCAGAACCGCCAGAATATGTGAGGAAAGCTTGGCAATGGTCGGCTGATTCTTTACCTGAGTCTACTGTTGAGGGAATTACTGTTGAGGGTGAATTTAAAAGTTGGAATAAGGTTGTTTTCGAGTTATTTGCTAATCCAACTTTAGCTGATAAAGCTTGGGTTTATCGTCAGTATGACCATCAAGTACAAAATAATACGGTTATTTTACCAGGCGGTGCTGATGCGGCTGTGGTTCGGGTTCGTCCGGTAACGTCTTTGACGGGAAAGATGACGGAAAAAGGTGTGGCGGCTACTATTGATTGTAATTCTCGCTATGTGTATCTTCATCCTTATGAGGGAGCAAAGGCAGCCGTGGCGGAAGCAGCTAGGAATTTAAGTTGTGTGGGTGCTGAACCTTTGGCGGTTACTGATAATCTTAATTTTGGTAGTCCAGAAAATCCGGTGGGTTATTGGCAACTTGCAGAGGCTTGTCGTGGTATTGCTGATGCTTGTCGGGAGTTGGAAACGCCTGTTACTGGGGGGAATGTTTCGCTGTATAATGAAACTTTGTCTGCGGAAGGTAAACCTCAACCGATTTATCCGACTCCGGCGATTGGGATGGTGGGTTTAGTTCCGGATGTGACTAAGGTTTGCGGACAAAGTTTTCAGCGTTCGGGCGATTTAATTTATTTATTGGGTAGTTCGGCTGCTGGTTTGGGTGGTTCGGAATATTTGGCGACAATTCATGGTGTGGTGGCAGGTAAACCGCCTGTGGTAGATTTCGCTTTAGAACGTCGAATACAAGCTGGTTGTCGCTGGGGAATTAATCAAGGTTGGTTGCATTCGGCTCATGATTGTGCTGAGGGTGGCTTGGCGATCGCGTTGCTAGAATGTTGTTTTAATGGTTTGTTTGGTGCGGAAATTCACTTAGATGTTGATTCGGTGCAAACTGATTCTCGTTGGGATGAAATTCTCTTTGGGGAAGCAGCTTCGCGCATCTTGGTTTCGGTTAATCGTGAATATCAATCAACTTGGGAAGCTTATCTTAAGAAAGAGTTAAGTAATGCTTGGCAAAAAATTGGGGTTGTTACTAATCAAAACGGTAATTTGGGGGTTTTCACGGCTGACAAAGTACGGTTGCTTGACGTTAAGATCTATGAAGTAAGTAAGATTTGGCATCAGGCGATCGCCCAGCGCCTAAAAACTGAATAA